CGGGCCCGCTCCGGCAACGGGCCGACCTTCATTGAAGCGGTCACCTACCGGATGGGTCCGCACACCACGGCCGACGATCCCACGCGCTACCGGGACTCCGCCGAACTGGAACGGTGGCGGCGAAAGGATCCGCTGTCCCGGCTGCAGGCGCTGCTGGCTTCCATGGGACTGTTCACCGAAGAGTTCGCCGCCGAAGCCGGCCGCCGGGCCGACGACGTAGCTGCCGAGCTGCGCGCCGCGTGCCTCGGTATGCCGGACCCGGTGCCCGCAGAAGTTTTTGCCCATGTCTATTCCGAGCCCCACTCCTGGCTGGACCGCCAGCAGGAGCAGTACTCGCGTTATCTCAGCGGTTTCGCTGGCGAGGAGAACCGGTAATGACCAGCATGACCTTCGGGCGGGCGATCAATGCCGGCCTGCGCCGGGCAATGGAACAGGATCCCCGCGTCCTGATTATGGGTGAGGACGTCGGCAAGCTCGGCGGCGTCTTCCGGATCACAGACGGACTCCAGAAGGACTTCGGTCCGCTGCGCGTCGTGGACACCCCGCTCGCCGAGTCCGGGATCATGGGCACAGCAGTGGGGCTGGCGTTCCGCGGCTACCGCCCCGTAGTGGAGATCCAGTTCGACGGCTTCATCTACCCGGCGTTCGACCAGATTGTTTCCCAGGTGGCCAAGATGCACTACCGGACCCGCGGAGCAGTGAAACTGCCGCTGACCATCCGGGTTCCCTTCGGCGGCGGCATCGGATCACCCGAACACCATTCCGAATCACCCGAGGCCTATTTCACCCATACTTCGGGGCTGCGCGTCATCAGCGTGTCCAACCCGCAGGACGCGTACACAATGATCCAGCAGGCCATCGCTTCCGACGATCCGGTGCTCTACTTCGAACCGAAGCGGCGCTACCACGTGAAGGGGGAGGTGGACGAAGCAGCGGCACCGCAGCTGCCCATGGGCTCCGCCCGGGTGCTGAACGAGGGCAGCGACGTAACACTGGTCGCCTACGGCCCACTTGTCCCCACCGCCCGCGACGCCGCAGTGGCGGCCTCGGACGAAGGCGTCTCGGTGGAGGTCATCGACCTGCGCTCGCTCGCACCCGTCGACTTCGCCACCGTGGAGGCCTCCGTGCGCAAGACCGGGCGGCTGGTGATCACGCACGAGGCAGCCCAGTCCGGCGGCCTGGGCGCGGAGATCGCGGCCAGCATCACCGAGCGCTGCTTCGAGTACCTCGAGCATGCTCCGGTGCGGGTTACAGGCTTTGACATCCCGTATCCGCCCTCCCGGCTCGAGTCCCACCACCTGCCGGACCTCGACCGCATCCTCGACGGAGTGGACTGTGCCATGGACCGGCCCAGTTCCCTGGCCGGCGTCGTTTCCGGATCGGCGGCGAGCTGATGCTGCGCGAATTCCGCCTCCCGGATCTGGGGGAGGGGCTCACCGAGTCCGAGATCCTGAACTGGCACGTCAGCGTGGGGGATATCGTCCAGCTGAACCAGGTGATTGCCGATGTTGAGACAGCCAAGGCGGTGGTGGAGCTGCCGTCCCCCTACGCCGGGACAGTGGCCCGCCTGCACGAACAGGCCGGAACGGTGGTCGAGGTCGGATCCCCGATCGTTTCATTCGAGGTAGCGGTGCCTGCGGGTGCCGAGGCAGAAGCGGCCGGCGAGCCGGTGCAGGCCAAGCGGGAGCCGAACCTGGTGGGGTACGGTGCGGTGCCGGATGCCACCGGTCGCCCCGCCCGACGACGCCGCGGCCCGGCTCCTGCCCCGGGACCCGTGCCTGCCGCGGTGCCTGCGGCTGAGGCTGCCCCTGCTGCGGCTGCGGCTGCACCCGTGCCTGCCCCCGTGCAGGAGCGTCCGCGATCCACCCCGCCGGTCCGCAAGCTGGCCCGGGATATGGGAGTGGACCTCACCCAGGTACACGGCTCCGGCCCGGGCGGGCTCGTGGTGCGTACCGACGTCGTCCGTGCTGCTTCACCCGCCGCCGAAACGGCGCCAACATCCGCAATGAACTCCGCCGCTGCCGTGCCTGCCCCGCCGGCGCCGGAGGGGCGGGAGGAACGGATCGCCATCTCCGGCATGCGGAAGCATACTGCTGCCGCCATGGTGGCCAGCGCCTTCACTGCTCCCCATGCCACGGTGTTCCTCACGGTGGATGTCACTCCCACCATGGAGCTGCTGGAACGGCTCCGGCAGCAGCCGGCCTTCAACGGCTTGAAGCTGTCTCCGCTGACGCTGGCGGCCAAGGCGGTTTGTCTGGGGCTGAAGCGTTTCCCGTCGCTGAATTCGCGGTGGGATGAGTCCGCACGGGAAATCATCCGCTACAACTACGTGAACCTCGGCATTGCCGCGGCCACGCCGCGCGGGCTGATGGTTCCCAACATCAAGGATGCCCAGACACTGAGCCTGCATGGCCTGGCTGCTGCGGTGACGTCCCTGGCGCAGACCGCACGGGAGGGCAGGACGCAGCCCGCGGACCTGGCGGGCGGGACCATCTCCATCTCCAACGTGGGGGTGTTCGGCGTCGACACCGGAACGCCCATCCTGAATCCGGGAGAGGCAGCCATCCTGGCGCTGGGGGCAGTCCGCCGGCAGCCGTGGGAGTACAACGGAGCCATTGCCCTGCGCTCGGTAATGACCCTGAGCCTCTCCTTTGACCACCGGCTCGTCGACGGCGAGCAGGGGGCAGGGTTCCTGAGCGAAGTGGGAGCCGTTCTGGCCGAGCCCGCACTGGCACTGGCCATGGCTTAGGAGCAGAAAGGGGCTTAGACGCATCAAGGGCCGCCTGCGGAGAAATCCGCAGGCGGCCCTTTACCCTGCTGCAGCCCGGGCCGGCGACGGGGACGGAGACAGCTTCGGTGTCCGCTTCGGTGCCCGGAAAGGCGGCAACGAAATCCCTTGCTCGCAGAGCTCGCCGGGATATTAAAGCCGCCTTATCCCGGCGCCTACGTCGGACCCGCCCTGTGGCGGTGCCCGGGGCGGACGCTGCCCCGCCGTTCCTGCGTTTTGTCCAGATCCCTCCGGATTGTCCGGATCCCTGCGCAGCGCGGCGTAGGGATTGCCACAAACCGAAGGGATTCCGACAACCCGAAGGGAATCCGGGCCCGGTGCCCTGAAATCACGCGCTTCCCGGTCCGGCGTGGCAGGAAAAGCGCGGGAGCTAGGCCAGTTCGAGCTCGAGTTCCTTGACCACGGCGCCGCGGGCATTGGCGAAGCCCTGCGTTTCACCGATAACGGTGAAGCCGTATTTCTCCAGGATGCGGATGGAACTGACGTTGTCCGCAACGGCACGTGCCCGGATCGGGCGTTCGGCGAATTCCTCCAGGAACAACCCCACCGCCGCGGTGGTGATGCCCTGCCCCCAGTGCGCCTTGTCAATCCAGTAGCTGATCTCGGGAATGTCACCGTCACGGTAGGCGAGGATGCTGCCTACCACTTCGCCGTCGGCCACAATGGTGCGCACGGTGACGGTCGGATCGTTCAGGATGCTCTGCCAATGGTGGTCAAAGACGCCGCGGTCCGCCGGGTTCTTGGCGCTGAACGCGGCCATATGGTTGGCACTCGGGTCCAGCTGGTGGGAGAAAAACTCCTCCAGGTCGGCGGGAACTACGGCACGAAGCTCAATCACGGCAGGTCTTTCTGCTCGGGGGGGTGGAGTTCTGCCTGCCGGGAACGCCGGCAGGCCTGACAGCTATTGGACGTTCAAGGCCGCCCACGCCATTCTATCGAGCAGCGTACGAAGCCTTGCCGTCTCGCGGGCGCTGATCCGGCCGCGGACGGTATGGGAGGTGGAATTGATCAGGCCGAAGACACCTTGGGCCCGGTGCCGCAGCAACGGCAGGTCGGAGCCGGGGTGCAGCGCGGAAAGCGCGTCCACCCAGACCTCGACGTACTGTCGCTGCAGGGAGCGTACCCGCCGTTCGTCGCCTTCCGGCAGGCTGCCCAGATCCCGGTCCTGGACCCGGATCACGTCCGCCTGGCGCAGCGCGAAATCAACCTGGAATTCCACCAGGCCGCGCAGGGCGATTTCCGGGGTCGAAGATTCGGCGACCACCGCCTTCCCGCCCTCCAGCAGGTCCTCGCTGACACCGATCAGCAGGGCGGAGAGCACTGCGGGTTTGCCGCTGAAATGCCGGTAGACCGCCGGTCCGCTGACCCCTGCGGCGGCACCGAGCTCCTCAATGGAGACACCGTTGTAGCCGCGTTCGGCAAACAGGGATGCGGCGGCGTCGAGCATTACTGCCCGACGGGAGGCCTTTGCCTGGCTGCGCCCGGTCATTCGGGCCTCTGCTGTTGCTTCGTCTTTTGCTACGTCCATTCCCACCCCTTCTGATTGGACTGCGCATTTATTCCTATTGTGGTGGACAGGTGAGTTAATAACCAATAACCTGACTTGGGTTAGGGGTTATTAACTCAGCTTAGTGCAGGGTTTTCCCTCGCCACTGTTGCAGAAAGACGTCAATGGAGACACTGAAATCCGGGTTGGATACGGCTTCGGCCGCGTTTGCCGCAAATGCCGCGGCGCAGCAGGCGCTGGTACAGGAGCTGCGCGGACGGCTGGCGGACGCCGCCGCCGGCGGACCGCAGCGTTCCCGCGAGCGGCACACGGCACGCGGAAAGCTGCTGCCCCGCGAGCGGGTCATCCGTCTCCTGGACGAGGGCAGCCCCTTCCTTGAAGTGGCGCCGCTGGCCGCTGCGGACATGTACGACGGCGAGTGCCCCGGTGCGGGACTGATCGCCGGCATCGGCCTGGTGCAGGGCCGGCAGGTGATGATCCTGTCCAATGACGCCACGGTCAAGGGCGGAACGTACTACCCGATGACGGTCAAAAAGCATCTGCGGGCACAGGAAATCGCTTTGGAAAACCGGCTGCCGTGCATTTACCTGGTGGACTCCGGCGGAGCTTTCCTTCCCCGGCAGGACGAGGTTTTTCCCGACCGGGAGCATTTCGGCAGGATTTTCTTCAACCAGGCGCAGATGTCCGCGCGGAAAATCCCGCAGATCGCCGCCGTCCTGGGCTCCTGCACCGCCGGCGGCGCCTATGTGCCGGCAATGAGCGACGAAACCGTGATTGTGCGCAACCAGGGGACCATCTTCCTGGGCGGCCCGCCGCTGGTGAAGGCAGCCATCGGCGAGATCGTCACCGCGGAGGAACTGGGCGGCGGAGACGTGCACTCCCGCATCAGCGGCGTCACCGACCATCTGGCCGAAAACGACGCCCACGCCCTGGAGATAGTGCGCAGCATCGTGGAGACCTTCCCGCAGCAGGAACCGGTAGGGGACATTGCGGAGTCCCGGCCGCCCGCCGAGGACCCGGCCGAAATCTACGGCACCGTTCCCACCGATCTGCAGACCCCCTATGACGTACGCGAACTGATCGCCCGCCTGGTGGACGCCAGCGAGTTCCACGAGTTCAAGAAGGAGTACGGCACCACCCTGGTCACCGGGTTCGCCCGGCTGCACGGCCACCGGATCGGCATCGTTGCCAACAACGGCGTGCTGTTCAGCGAATCAGCACTCAAGGGTGCCCACTTCATTGAGTTGTGCGACCAGCGCGGCATCCCCCTGGTGTTCCTGCAGAACATTTCCGGGTTCATGGTCGGCCGGGATTACGAAGCAGGCGGAATCGCCAAGAACGGCGCCAAAATGGTCACCGCGGTGGCCACCTGCCGCGTTCCCAAACTGACGGTGGTGGTGGGCGGTTCCTTCGGAGCCGGCAACTACTCCATGTGCGGACGGGCGTACTCGCCGCGCTTTATGTGGATGTGGCCGGCCGCCCGGATTTCCGTCATGGGCGGAGCCCAGGCATCGTCGGTGCTGGCCACCGTCAAGCGGGACCAGCTCGAGGGCCGCGGCGAGGAATGGCCGGCGGAGGACGAGGAAGCCTTCAAGGCCCCGATCCGCGAAACCTACGAAACCCAGGGCAGCCCGTATTACTCCACGGCACGGCTGTGGGACGACGGCATCATCGACCCACTCGACACCCGCACCGTCCTGGGCCTGGCCCTGGACGTCTGCGCCAACGCACCCCTGCCGGAGACCTCCTTCGGCCTGTTCCGGATGTGAGCGACTATGACCCCGCAGCCCTATAACGCCGCACCGCTTTTCGACACCGTCCTGGTCGCCAACCGCGGCGAAATCGCCTGCCGTGTTATCCGCACCCTGAGGACGCTGGGGATCCGGTCGGTGGCCGTCTACAGCGACGACGACGCCGGTGCCCGCCATGTGCGCGAAGCCGACCTCGCGGTCCGGCTCGGCCCGGCACCGGCCCGGCAGAGCTACCTCTCCGTGGACGCAGTGCTCGCCGCCTGCCGCAGCACCGGGGCACAGGCCGTGCATCCCGGCTACGGGTTCCTGAGCGAAAACGCGGACTTCGCCTCCGCCCTGGCTGACGCCGGAATCACCTTCATCGGCCCGCCGGTCCGGTCCCTCGATCTGATGGGGGACAAGATCCGCGCCAAGAACCATGTGCAGGCACACGGCGTACCGGTGGTTCCCGGGATCGCCGAACCAGGCCTGGACGATGCCCGCCTGCTGGCGGCCGCAGCCGACGTCGGCTATCCCATCCTGATCAAGCCCTCCGCCGGCGGCGGCGGCAAAGGCATGCAGGCCGTGCAGAATCCCGGCGACCTGCCGGCAGCACTGCAGACGGCCCGGCGGGTGGCCGCGTCGGCCTTCGGCGACGACACCCTGTTCCTGGAACGGCTGGTCTCCTCACCCCGGCACATCGAGGTGCAGATCCTCGCGGACACGCACGGGAACGTCGTCCACCTGGGGGAGCGGGAATGCTCGCTGCAGCGGCGGCACCAGAAAGTCATCGAGGAAGCACCCTCCGTGCTGCTGGACGCGGCCACCCGGGAACGCATCGGCGAGGCGGCGTGCAATGCCGCCCGCTCCGTGGATTACACCGGGGCGGGAACCGTGGAGTTCCTGGTTTCCGACGCCGCTCCGGACGAGTTCTTCTTTATGGAAATGAACACCCGCCTGCAGGTGGAACATCCAGTGACCGAAATGGTCACCGGCGTGGACCTGGTGGCCGAGCAGATCCGGATTGCCGCAGGGCATCCGCTGTCCCTCAAACAGGAGGATGTCACCCTCACGGGGCATGCGGTGGAAGCCCGGATCTACGCGGAGGACCCGGAGCGGGACTTCCTGCCGACGTCGGGCTCCGTGCAGTGGCTGCGCGAACCCGCCGGCGACGGCGTGCGGGTGGATTCCTCCCTGCTGCCCGGACTGGCCGTTTCCTCCAGCTATGACCCGATGCTGGCCAAGGTCATCGCCTGGGGGCCTGACCGTGCCGCCGCACTGGCCCGCCTGGACACGGCGCTCGCGGGTACCGCAGTGCTGGGCATCGGCACCAACGTGGAATACCTCCGCCTGCTGCTGGCCGATCCCGATGTCCGCGCCGGGCGGCTGGACACCACCCTGATCGAGCGGCGCCTGCCCGGACTGAAGTTCCGGTCGCCGCAGGTCCCCGAACTCGCCGCAGCCGCCCTGATGTACGTGCAGGAGCTGGCGGACACGGCGTCGGGTTCTCCCTGGCGGCGGGCGGACGGCTGGCGGATCGCCGGAAGCGGTGCGGGCGGCGGGAACGGCAACGCCGGCGGAACGCCCCTGCACCTGGTCTTTGCCGCCCCGGCACCCGGCGGCAACGACGTCGAAGTGGTCGTTACCGGCACCGCTCGGGACGCAGCGGTGCGGATCGGCGGGATAACGCACACCGCCTCCCTGCTGGCCGGCAGCGGGACCCGGGACGGGGGACGCGTGAGCGTTTCCCTGGACGGGGTCCTGCACAGCTTCACTGTCGCCGCCGAACCGGAAACCGGGGCGTTCTGGCTCGCCGGAGGAACGGCCGGCGAGCTGTTCACGGTCCGGTTGCGCCTGCGCAGCCGGCGCGAGCAGCTGGACCGGCACCTGGCGGCAGCCGGACGCGTTGCCGGCGAAGCGGACCCGGTGGTGCGCTCGCCGATGCCGGGCACCGTCGTCGCGGTGGCCGTGGCGGACGGTGACCGGGTACCCGCCGGGGCGCCGCTGCTCAGCGTCGAAGCCATGAAGATGGAACACCAGCTGCGGGCACCCATGGCCGGCATCGTCTCCCTCAGCCTGAAGCCCGGAGACCTGGTGAAGGCCGACCAGGTCCTGGCCACCCTCACGCCGGAAACGGAAACGGAAACGGATTCCCGCACCGACGCCGCAACAGACCCGCACAACGAACAAGGAGCAGACCATGCCCGACTTTGAACTCAGCGAGGAATACCAGGACCTCTCCGACACGGTGCGCGACTTCGCTGACGAAGTCATCGCCCCCGTGTCCGCCCAGCACGACGCGGAGCACAGCTTCCCGTACAAGGTCATCGCCCAGATGGGGGAGATGGGACTGTTCGGGCTGCCCTTCCCGGAGGAATACGGCGGCATGGGCGGAGACTACTTCGCCCTGGCCCTGGCGCTGGAACAGATCGCCCGGGTGGACCAGTCCGTGGCCATCACACTGGAAGCCGGGGTCTCGCTCGGCGCCATGCCCGTCTACCGGTTCGGCAACGAGGAGCAGAAGCAGAAGTGGCTGCCCCTGCTCGCCAGCGGCGAAGCGCTCGCAGGCTTCGGCCTCACAGAACGCGAGGCAGGCTCCGACGCCGGCGGCACCAAGACCACCGCCCGGCTCGAG
This genomic stretch from Arthrobacter sp. zg-Y1110 harbors:
- a CDS encoding alpha-ketoacid dehydrogenase subunit beta, giving the protein MTSMTFGRAINAGLRRAMEQDPRVLIMGEDVGKLGGVFRITDGLQKDFGPLRVVDTPLAESGIMGTAVGLAFRGYRPVVEIQFDGFIYPAFDQIVSQVAKMHYRTRGAVKLPLTIRVPFGGGIGSPEHHSESPEAYFTHTSGLRVISVSNPQDAYTMIQQAIASDDPVLYFEPKRRYHVKGEVDEAAAPQLPMGSARVLNEGSDVTLVAYGPLVPTARDAAVAASDEGVSVEVIDLRSLAPVDFATVEASVRKTGRLVITHEAAQSGGLGAEIAASITERCFEYLEHAPVRVTGFDIPYPPSRLESHHLPDLDRILDGVDCAMDRPSSLAGVVSGSAAS
- a CDS encoding dihydrolipoamide acetyltransferase family protein — its product is MLREFRLPDLGEGLTESEILNWHVSVGDIVQLNQVIADVETAKAVVELPSPYAGTVARLHEQAGTVVEVGSPIVSFEVAVPAGAEAEAAGEPVQAKREPNLVGYGAVPDATGRPARRRRGPAPAPGPVPAAVPAAEAAPAAAAAAPVPAPVQERPRSTPPVRKLARDMGVDLTQVHGSGPGGLVVRTDVVRAASPAAETAPTSAMNSAAAVPAPPAPEGREERIAISGMRKHTAAAMVASAFTAPHATVFLTVDVTPTMELLERLRQQPAFNGLKLSPLTLAAKAVCLGLKRFPSLNSRWDESAREIIRYNYVNLGIAAATPRGLMVPNIKDAQTLSLHGLAAAVTSLAQTAREGRTQPADLAGGTISISNVGVFGVDTGTPILNPGEAAILALGAVRRQPWEYNGAIALRSVMTLSLSFDHRLVDGEQGAGFLSEVGAVLAEPALALAMA
- a CDS encoding GNAT family N-acetyltransferase, whose translation is MIELRAVVPADLEEFFSHQLDPSANHMAAFSAKNPADRGVFDHHWQSILNDPTVTVRTIVADGEVVGSILAYRDGDIPEISYWIDKAHWGQGITTAAVGLFLEEFAERPIRARAVADNVSSIRILEKYGFTVIGETQGFANARGAVVKELELELA
- a CDS encoding TetR/AcrR family transcriptional regulator, which produces MDVAKDEATAEARMTGRSQAKASRRAVMLDAAASLFAERGYNGVSIEELGAAAGVSGPAVYRHFSGKPAVLSALLIGVSEDLLEGGKAVVAESSTPEIALRGLVEFQVDFALRQADVIRVQDRDLGSLPEGDERRVRSLQRQYVEVWVDALSALHPGSDLPLLRHRAQGVFGLINSTSHTVRGRISARETARLRTLLDRMAWAALNVQ
- a CDS encoding carboxyl transferase domain-containing protein, with the translated sequence METLKSGLDTASAAFAANAAAQQALVQELRGRLADAAAGGPQRSRERHTARGKLLPRERVIRLLDEGSPFLEVAPLAAADMYDGECPGAGLIAGIGLVQGRQVMILSNDATVKGGTYYPMTVKKHLRAQEIALENRLPCIYLVDSGGAFLPRQDEVFPDREHFGRIFFNQAQMSARKIPQIAAVLGSCTAGGAYVPAMSDETVIVRNQGTIFLGGPPLVKAAIGEIVTAEELGGGDVHSRISGVTDHLAENDAHALEIVRSIVETFPQQEPVGDIAESRPPAEDPAEIYGTVPTDLQTPYDVRELIARLVDASEFHEFKKEYGTTLVTGFARLHGHRIGIVANNGVLFSESALKGAHFIELCDQRGIPLVFLQNISGFMVGRDYEAGGIAKNGAKMVTAVATCRVPKLTVVVGGSFGAGNYSMCGRAYSPRFMWMWPAARISVMGGAQASSVLATVKRDQLEGRGEEWPAEDEEAFKAPIRETYETQGSPYYSTARLWDDGIIDPLDTRTVLGLALDVCANAPLPETSFGLFRM
- a CDS encoding biotin carboxylase N-terminal domain-containing protein; protein product: MTPQPYNAAPLFDTVLVANRGEIACRVIRTLRTLGIRSVAVYSDDDAGARHVREADLAVRLGPAPARQSYLSVDAVLAACRSTGAQAVHPGYGFLSENADFASALADAGITFIGPPVRSLDLMGDKIRAKNHVQAHGVPVVPGIAEPGLDDARLLAAAADVGYPILIKPSAGGGGKGMQAVQNPGDLPAALQTARRVAASAFGDDTLFLERLVSSPRHIEVQILADTHGNVVHLGERECSLQRRHQKVIEEAPSVLLDAATRERIGEAACNAARSVDYTGAGTVEFLVSDAAPDEFFFMEMNTRLQVEHPVTEMVTGVDLVAEQIRIAAGHPLSLKQEDVTLTGHAVEARIYAEDPERDFLPTSGSVQWLREPAGDGVRVDSSLLPGLAVSSSYDPMLAKVIAWGPDRAAALARLDTALAGTAVLGIGTNVEYLRLLLADPDVRAGRLDTTLIERRLPGLKFRSPQVPELAAAALMYVQELADTASGSPWRRADGWRIAGSGAGGGNGNAGGTPLHLVFAAPAPGGNDVEVVVTGTARDAAVRIGGITHTASLLAGSGTRDGGRVSVSLDGVLHSFTVAAEPETGAFWLAGGTAGELFTVRLRLRSRREQLDRHLAAAGRVAGEADPVVRSPMPGTVVAVAVADGDRVPAGAPLLSVEAMKMEHQLRAPMAGIVSLSLKPGDLVKADQVLATLTPETETETDSRTDAATDPHNEQGADHARL